In Candidatus Zixiibacteriota bacterium, the genomic stretch CCGAAGCGCTGGCCGCGGCGGGAGTCCATGTGCGCGTCGTCGATGCCGCCGATCATTTCCTCCGCGAGTTGGACGGTGTCACCGATCCCGAGGCCAAACGCAAGATCATCGGCCGCGTCTTCATCGAGGAGTTTGAGCGGGAGGCACATCAACTCGGCGCCGTCGAGTTCCTGGCCCAAGGGACGCTCTATCCCGACTGGATCGAAAGCGTCTCCGTGCGGGGACCCTCGGCGGTCATCAAGTCCCACCACAACGTCGGCGGACTGCCGGAGAAGATGCATCTGCGCCTGGTCGAACCGCTCAAGTGGCTCTTCAAAGATGAAGTCCGCGCCGCCGGACGACGTCTCGGCCTGCCCGAGGGTGTTCTCGGACGTCACCCATTCCCAGGACCAGGGTTGGCCGTGCGGATCATCGGTCCGATCCGGCGTCCCGATCTGGATCTCTTGCGCAAAGCCGACCGCATCTTCATCGACGAGCTGCGCCGTGCCGACTGGTACGACCGCATCTGGCAGGCCTTCTGTGTGCTTCTTCCGGTGCAGACCGTCGGCGTGATGGGAGACGAACGCACCTACGAACGCGTCATCGGCCTGCGCGCCGTAATCTCGACCGATGGTATGACCGCCGATTGGGCCGAAATTCCACCGTCGCTCTTGAAGATCATCTCCAACCGCATCATCAATGAAGTCCCCGGCGTCAACCGCGTCGTCTACGACATCTCCTCCAAGCCCCCGGCGACGATCGAATGGGAGTGAGACGAGCGCACCAGATAACTGGAGCTTGCGACGTGCAGCCGAATCATTTTTCTTGCTGGGAGGGAAGGAAGTGATTGACGAATGATGGTATGGCGAGACTACATCCCCGTGGACGTCGCTGACCTGTATGAGGTTCACGACTACCATCATGCGGCGGCGATTCTGTCCAACGAGTTCCCGTCCGAATTCAGGGATGTTTGCACTGTACTGCGCAAGTTCAGGATCACGAGAGAGAACCTGCTTGGGTCTACTGGCTACGAAGGCGCTCGCAGGAAGTTCTCCGATGTACTCGGCCCCCTTGGATGGGGAGAAGCCAGCTTCGATGTCAACCTGGCGGTAGACGGGGCAATCGTAGGACGGAGTCGGCTCACGGTGCAGCACCTCAAAGGGCGCGTTGCGTTCTGCAGCCTTTGGAGTGCAGAGCATATGGCTCCCGAGCGAGACCTGTGCGCTTTCAACAGACTTTTCGCATACGATCAGATCAGCGTTGGTGTTCTCGTCGTTGCAAGTTGTGAGATCGCACCGTGCTTTGAGTCCCTGATAGCACTTGCTGAGCAGTACGATCCCGCTTGCGGCGCGACCACAGCCCCGAGGCTTGGCCCAGACGGGATTCTGGGGTGTTCTTTGGGGCTCCGCTCGGAGTCAAGGAGCGGTTGCC encodes the following:
- a CDS encoding BglII/BstYI family type II restriction endonuclease, with protein sequence MVWRDYIPVDVADLYEVHDYHHAAAILSNEFPSEFRDVCTVLRKFRITRENLLGSTGYEGARRKFSDVLGPLGWGEASFDVNLAVDGAIVGRSRLTVQHLKGRVAFCSLWSAEHMAPERDLCAFNRLFAYDQISVGVLVVASCEIAPCFESLIALAEQYDPACGATTAPRLGPDGILGCSLGLRSESRSGCPVLVVWTTPKLLLHQTALS